One genomic window of Octopus bimaculoides isolate UCB-OBI-ISO-001 unplaced genomic scaffold, ASM119413v2 Scaffold_87364, whole genome shotgun sequence includes the following:
- the LOC106878664 gene encoding elastase: MAARSVGIRFLFVILFAFLGSHVVTSAKWRQARDVFLSNVDNLSETMKRQPSHMITTRDLFGLTKDEDIKLVDSAPSEQGTNIKKYSETYGGLPVFDASLTVETDAKTDVYTGQVTGKLVQNLDDDINSTIPNLNEQQAMQLAVDYGHFSMEGARIDYNKPQLMIFVKDDVGILVYRIQYYAVSDGKNYRFCMIIDANNETLVKKWNTLETTRNKYKMKGIGGNKLIGKLRYGEVLPYLEVTREGDDCYFGNDIVTVVNLNGEEFLPNEAGNVYNVKCNTGVKDEVNGAYSPINDAVFYGNIVYNMYREWVKVSPVKELPIVLRVHYGQNVVNAFYNGKNFTFGDGNSEYRPLVSLDIIAHEISHCFTEEHSGLIYEGQSGGIDESFSDLAGEAAEKFLGREGTNEWEIGEDVATNPIRNVCNQSTDGMSIIHAGDYNDGMDVHYLSGVFNRFYCLLSRRKGWGTKKVLKTAAHSNRFYWHPSTTFVEAACDFMKSAYDFGYDTKPVERVFRKVGIKVCHLSSYIRTVHQNSKIEGLSAVPEEEIMFKLKIKSQLKNVKIVTFDGMGEADLFVCYKKLGCSEHLTKWRSNKPGTNQKILMESPEKGSYYVILKSKVECFIKDVTLKVTFQENLEDDSRNGNGNYTFDAYQLEAVSNCGLIQLKPPTGVHHFNNYTVQRTGAFASIPIKHPLCEWNYDRRLRLPRSAHIGFNK; this comes from the exons atgGCTGCCCGTAGCGTTGGGATTCGCTtcctttttgttatattattcG CGTTCCTGGGGAGCCACGTTGTGACGTCAGCAAAATGGCGACAGGCCAGGGATGTGTTCCTGTCGAATGTGGATAACCTGAGCGAGACAATGAAGCGACAACCAAGTCACATGATCACCACACGTGACCTGTTCGGTCTGACCAAGGACGAGGACATCAAGCTAGTGGACTCAGCACCGAGTGAGCAAGGAACCAACATCAAAAAATACAGCGAGACTTATGGAGGACTTCCGGTGTTTGATGCCAGCCTCACTGTGGAGACAGACGCCAAAACCGATGTGTACACTGGTCAGGTGACTGGTAAACTGGTTCAGAACCTTGATGATGACATCAACTCTACAATACCAAATTTGAACGAGCAGCAGGCGATGCAATTAGCTGTCGATTACGGCCACTTTTCTATGGAAGGGGCCCGCATAGACTACAATAAACCTCAATTGATGATCTTCGTGAAGGACGACGTAGGAATCCTGGTTTATCGAATTCAATATTATGCCGTATCTGATGGAAAAAATTATCGATTTTGCATGATAATCGATGCGAATAATGAAACGCTTGTTAAAAAATGGAACACACTAGAAACTacaagaaacaaatacaaaatgaaaggTATCGGAGGTAACAAATTGATAGGTAAATTGAGATACGGAGAAGTACTACCATATTTGGAAGTGACACGTGAAGGCGATGATTGTTATTTCGGGAACGACATCGTCACAGTGGTGAATCTGAATGGGGAAGAGTTTCTGCCTAATGAGGCAGGAAATGTCTATAATGTCAAATGCAACACTGGTGTGAAGGACGAAGTGAACGGAGCTTATTCTCCGATAAACGATGCTGTTTTCTATGGCAACATCGTCTACAATATGTACAGAGAATGGGTGAAAGTATCTCCGGTGAAAGAGCTGCCAATCGTTCTCCGTGTACACTATGGCCAAAACGTAGTGAATGCTTTTTACAATGGAAAAAACTTCACGTTTGGTGACGGCAACAGCGAGTATCGGCCGCTAGTAAGTCTTGATATCATTGCACACGAAATAAGCCATTGCTTCACCGAGGAACATTCGGGCTTGATATACGAGGGGCAGTCGGGTGGTATCGATGAATCGTTCAGTGACTTGGCTGGAGAGGCAGCCGAAAAGTTCTTAGGTAGAGAAGGGACTAACGAGTGGGAAATTGGAGAGGACGTTGCTACGAATCCAATTCGCAACGTGTGTAACCAATCAACTGACGGGATGTCGATCATACATGCTGGCGACTACAATGATGGTATGGACGTCCACTACCTCAGTGGGGTATTCAACAGGTTTTACTGTCTATTAAGCAGACGGAAAGGATGGGGTACGAAAAAGGTTTTGAAGACTGCAGCTCATTCCAATCGTTTCTACTGGCATCCGTCAACTACTTTCGTTGAGGCCGCTTGTGACTTCATGAAGTCCGCTTATGACTTTGGCTATGACACTAAACCTGTAGAGAGAGTTTTTAGAAAGGTTGGTATAAAAGTATGTCATCTGTCTTCATACATCCGAACAGTACACCAGAACTCGAAAATCGAGGGATTAAGTGCGGTCCCTGAAGAAGAAATCATGTTTAAACTGAAGATAAAGTCACAATTGAAGAATGTGAAAATTGTTACTTTTGATGGCATGGGAGAAGCGGATCTCTTTGTTTGCTACAAGAAACTCGGCTGCAGTGAGCATTTGACAAAATGGCGATCAAACAAGCCCGGGACAAACcagaaaattttgatggaaagtccAGAGAAAGGTAGTTATTACgtaatattaaaatcaaaggtcGAGTGTTTTATTAAGGATGTAACTTTAAAAGTAACGTTTCAAGAAAA cttggaagatgacagtcGCAATGGAAATGGTAATTACACATTTGACGCTTATCAACTTGAAGCGGTTTCTAACTGCGGGCTAATTCAACTTAAACCGCCCACGGGAGTGCACCATTTCAATAATTACACCGTCCAGAGGACGGGTGCATTTGCTAGTATTCCTATAAAACATCCTCtatgtgaatggaattatgacAGAAGACTAAGGCTACCGAGAAGCGCCCACATTGGTTTCAATAAGTAG